The following nucleotide sequence is from Gemmatimonadaceae bacterium.
ATGTCAATGGCCGCGCCCGACACGAGCAGCGCCTTGAGCCCGATCAGCGGCATCAGCACGAGGGCGGCGAGCGCGGCGCCAATGATGCTGCCAAGGGTGTTGATGCTGTACACGGCGCCAATGGCGCGTTCACCGGCGCCCGCGGTGAGCAGCATGCGCGTGATCAACGGGAGCGTGATCCCCGCGCAGAAGGTCGCCGGGAGCATCACCGCGAGGCAGAAGGCATACCGCACCAGCGAGAAGGCGCGATACCCTTCGTCGGTCTTGGCGAGCGCCTGAATGAGCGAGGCCATCCAGTCGAAGCTCATCATGTAGACCGACAGCGTGGCCACCGCGAGCGCGCCCATCACCCACTGCGTCACGGCCAGCGCGCGCATCGGATCGCGGAAGAAGTCGGCGCGCCGGCGCACCCAGAGCGCGCCGAGGGCAAGCCCGAGGATGAACGCCGAGAGCATCAGCTCGAACGAATGCGTGGCGCTCCCCAGCACCAGCGAGAGCATGCGAATCCAGGCGATCTCGTAGATGAACGACGAAACCGCCGTGCCGGCGGCGACGAAGATCAGCGTGCGCCACAGCGCGACCGGCACGGCCGCGGATGGCGTCGCGGGCCCGGCGTCCACCGGCGCGTCGGTCTCTTGCTGCCGCAGCTGCACCGTCGCAATGACCATCGCGGCCACGATCACGTTGAGGATCGCGGCGGTGCGCAGCGTCCCGGGGAGCCCGAACGCCGCGATCAGCGCGAAGCCGGCCAGCAGCACGCCCGCGGCCGCGCCGAAGGAGTTGGCGAAGTAGAGGTTGGCGAGCACCTTGCCGCTTCCCGTCTTGCCGTCGGGTGACGAGGCGCGCAGGAAGCCGGCGCTCATCAGCGGGAAGGTGGTGCCCAGCAGCATCGATTGCGGGAGGATCAGCACCGCCGCAACGATCCACTTGACGACGATCAGCGCGCCGCCGCCCGGCAGGGCGGGGAAGAGCGTGTCGTAGCAGAAGGCGGTGACGGCGCCGAAGACGGCGTGAAAGCCGAAGCCAATGACACCGCAGGCGGCTTCGGCGCGCGCGTACCACATCAACGGCGAGGTGATCGACTGCGACCGGCGTGCGATCCACGCGGCGCCGGCGGACATGCCGCCGAGGAAGATCACCAGGACGATCGTCTGGGCGTAGGCGCTATGCCCGACGAAGAGCCCCAGGTAGCGACTCCAGATGGACTCGTAGATGAGACCCGCCGCCCCCGAAAGCACGAACGCGACGGTGAGGAGAATCTGCAGCACGTTCATGGTTCGGGAAAATAGCGAACAATCGGTTCAGCTGTAGAGCAGCTTGGGCACCACTCGCTCGGCCCAGTCTCCGGTGTCGGTCCACGATCGCACCAGCTCGGCGTCGATGTCCTGCGGCGCCGCATCGAAGTGGCGACGAATGTCCTTGCGACCGACGAGCCGTTCAAAATGCTGGTCGCCGCTCGGGTTGGCGGCGGTGGGATAGCGCGCCCACTGAAAACGCAGCCGGTGCGTGGTCACGATGGCCGCCATCAGCAGGAAGCCCAACGCCACCGGGCGCAGCGCGAGGGGGGACGTCACCGTGATGCCCACGCCGCGACATTCCTCACCGGTGTACGGTCCGCTGGCCGGGACGAACGTCACCTCGCGGAACTCGGCCCCCTTGGGAATGCGGCGCGAGAGCTCGGCGAGCACCGCGTTCACGTTGAGCCACGGCGCCCCCACGTGCTGGAACGGCACGTCCGTGCCGCGGGCGACGCTGAGGTTCGTCGCCTCGAACAGGCACGTGCCCGCGTAGACCTGAGCGCTCTCGAAGGTCGGCATGGCCGGCGACGTCGGCACCCACGGCAGCCCGAGATCGGGCCACCGCATGGCGCGGCGCCACCCCTCGCACGTGAAGACGTCCAGCCGCACGCCGGCAAAATGCTCGCGCTGCCAGAGCATGGCGAGTTCGCCATTGGTGAGCTGGTGCCGGATTGGAATCGCATCCTCGCCGATGAACGACCGGCAGGCCGACTCGAGCACGGGCCCCTCGGCGCAATGCAGGTCACCACCCAGCGGATTCGGCCGGTCGAGGACGATGAGCGGCACCAGCGCCTCGGTGCACGCCGCCATCATGTGGTAGAGCGTCCAGGTGTACGTGTAGAAGCGCGCCCCCACGTCAGGGATGTCGAAGAGCACGACGTCGAGATCGCGCAGCATCGCCAGGTCGGGAGACAATCGTTCGCCGTAGAGCGACACCACCGGCACGCCGGTGAGCGGATCGGTGCCGTCCATCACCCGCGCCCCGTCGGGAGCGGTGCCGCCCAGCCCGTGCTCGGGGCCGAAGAGGCGCACGATCGGCACGCCCGCCTCGACGAGCGCGACGCGCGAGTGCTTGCCGGTGTCGCCCGCCAGACGGGCGGCGTTGTTGGTGACGAGTCCCACCCGCTTGGCGCCGCCGAGCAGGTGCGGGTCAGCAATCAGGCGGTCAACGCCAAAGCGAATCATGGGCCAGAATTTCGCCGCCGATGCACGGTCGCGAAAGCTCTGGAGGCACGCAGGTCTTCTTCACTACGCTGGACTCTTCCACCACGGAGGCACGGAGAACAGCCGGAGGGCCACGGAGGAACTACAACGTCTTTGAATAACAGCGCGCGCCACACAGAACTCTGCGTGGCGCGATGTCGTTACCCCAGTTGTAGTCGTTCTCCGTGGCCCTCAGCTTCCCTCCGTGCCTCCGTGGTGAAAAACCCCAGCGGTGCTGCACGAAGGCCGGCTTTACGAAACGGGCTTCGGCGCCTCGGACGGCCCCTGCTGCGCGCCGACGTTCGGCGGACGGCGGCCCCATTGCCCGCCGCGCACATTGGGCTCGGCGCGGCGCGCGCAGCGATGGCGATAGAACTCCAGCACGCGCTCCTGCACCGAGGTGCGCGTGTCGTTGGACACCGCCTGGAACGGCGCGTAGCTCGACTGGTCGCCGGAGACTGAGAACCACCACCAGAACTCGCCCTTCGTGCCTCGACGCTCCTCGATGGAGCAGACGTACGTGCGTCCGTCAGCGGCGAATTCAAATCCCTTGATCATGATCTTCCTTGCGGTGGGGGCGTACCTCAATCTAACCAATTGGACGTCGAATTGTCCGAATTCCCCAAAATTCCCTCTGAAAAAGGCCAATTCTACCGCCGCCGAGCGGTGATCAGCACGGCAATTTCATCGTTGCGGCCGTTGATGAAGTCCAACTGCACCCGCCCGTCGGGGCGCGTGCTCACGGTGCAGGGGACAGACGAGTTGGTCAGCGCCCACCCTGCCGGGAGGACCACGATGTTGGACGGCCGCCCAAAGGCGCGATCCCACACCAACTCGTCCCCCACCAGCCGATAGCGCACCGAGTCGGTGTACGTCTCCGACATCCGCAGGCGGATGGACGCCCCCGCCTGCACCGGCGCAAAGCGGAAGACCACCGCCTCGGTGGTCGGCGTCACGTTCGATACGTCGAGCCCGGCCCGCGTGATGGCGTCGCCCTTCACAACCTCCCACGGCACCGGCTCGCCGGTGTCGAGGTTGATGGCGCTCGGCGTGCTCACCGTGCTTCCCGCGCGCACCACATTCACGTACGTCGAGACGCCAGGGCGCGACTCCGTGTAGTCGTGGTAGAGGTCGAAGGCGTGCGTCTCGGGCGGCTGCAGGAAGTAGACGATCTCGCGGTTCTGGTGCGTGCGCTCACTCAGCCGGCTGGCCATCTCCCCCGTGCGCGCTGGCGCGGCGGGGAAGGGCGCCTTGAGCCGCAACGCCTTCAGTGTCACCGCCGCTTCACTCGGCGCGCTGTTCCAGAACGAGATCCCCACGCGCCCGTCCTTCTCCTGCAGCACCTGCGCCGGGAACGACGATGAGAAGAGTTCCCATCCGGCTGGGAGCACGACGGTGTTGCGCTTGATGCCGAGCGGGCGCGTGAAGATCAGCGTGTCGCCGCGCATCAGGTACGAGAGCGTGTCGGTGTAGGTCTTGAGGATCAGGATGCGCTGTTCGCCGCCGTTGGCCGGCACCGGCCGCGAAAGCGTGACACGGATGTACCGCTGGGTGGAATCAGCGCCGCGCACCCCGCCGGCGCGCGCCTCCAGCCCGCCCACCTCGCGGAACGCCAGTGGCTTCCCCGTGGCGCGGTCCAGCACCGACTCGTCGCTGGCCACGCTCCCCTTGCGAATGGGGTTGAAGTAGGCCGTCGCGCCGGGCGTGGTGGCCGTGATCTCGTAGATGATGCGGAACTGCGCCGACCCCGGGGCAAGGAGTTCGTAGCGCGTGTAGGCGTCGGCATCTGTCTGTCGCGCCGGCTGCTGGGCCGCGAGCGGAAGCGCGGCGCAGGCGAGAATCAGAAATGAGCGCATATCCAATACTGCAGACTCGTGCGGCATTCGAGAAAGGGTGCGTTGAAGCTGGGCTTTTTCACCACGGAGGCACGGAGGAGCTCGGAGGGCCACGGAGAACGGCAACTTCTTGGAGGAACTGCGTGCGCCACGCCATGCTCGGCGTGGCGCCCTGTCGTTACCCCAGTTGTTGCAGTCCTCCGTGGCCCTCAGCTTCCCCTCCGTGCCTCCGTGGTGAAAAAGCCGAAGTGCCACCCCAAAGCAAAATCCGCCTGTCGTGCGTAACTGGACGAGGTACTATTCTGCACCACTTGGCACGGAGCCATCGCATGCCACGCCGTTTCGCCCCCGTACTCGCCCTCCTCCTCGCCACCGGCACCGCGAGCGCGCAGGACGCCAAAACGGTCCCGCTCTTCGTCAACGGCCAGGCACAGGTGGTTCCGGGCTTTGCCGATCCGGCCAAGTGGATACACGAGCGACTCTGGGTGGAAACCGACTTCGACAGCGACGGCGACGGCAAGAAGGACCGGGTGCACGTGGATGTCACGCGCCCGCTGCAGACGCAGACCGAAGGACTGAAGGTCGCCGTCGTCTACGAAAGCTCGCCGTACTTCGCCGGCACGTCGGGTCCCCGCAAATACCTGTGGGACGTGAAGCAGGAAGTCGGCGCGCCGCCGCCCGAGCGCACGCACCAGCCGCCACCGCCGTTCCAGGCGGAGCGCAAGCCGATCGTCACCGGCGAGGTCAACACCTGGCTCCCGCGCGGCTTCGCCGTCGTCTACAGCGAAGCGCCCGGCACCGGCCTCTCGCAGGGCTGCCCCACCGTCGGTGGGCACCCCGAGGAATACGCCCCCAAGGCGGTGATCGACTGGCTCAACGGCCGCGCCAAGGGCTACACCACCGCCACCGGCACCGAGGAAGTGAAGGCCACGTGGGCCACCGGCAAGGTCGGCATGACGGGGACGAGCTACAACGGCACCATCCCGCTCGCCGCGGCCACCACCGGCGTCGAGGGGCTCGAGGCCATCATCCCCATCGCGCCCAACACCAGCTACTACCACTACTACCGCAGCAACGGCCTCGTTCGCCATCCGGGCGACTGGCTCGGCGAAGACATCGACTTCCTCTACGACTTCATCTTCAGCGGCGCCCCCGAACTGCACGACGTCTGCAACGCGAAGATCCGCGACGGGCTCTACGTGCAGGGACGCGACCGGCAGCACGGCGACTACAACGATTTTTGGGCCGAGCGTGATTTGCTGAACAAGATCAAGGGGGTGAAGGCCGCCACCTTGCTGGCGCACGGCGAGAACGACTGGAACGTCGTTCCCGAACATTCGGTGCGCATCTACGAAGCGCTGCGCCGGCAGGGGACGCCGGCCGCGCTGTATTTGCATCAGGGCGGGCACGGCGGCCCGCCCACGCTCGAGTTGCGCAACAAGTGGTTCTCGCACTACCTGTACGGCGTGGACAACGGCGTCGACAAGGATCCGCGCCTGTACGTGGTGCGTGAAGGGCAGCCCATCCGCGGCGGTACGCCCACCACGTACGCCGATTTTCCGAATCCCGACGCGAAGAGCGTGACGCTCTACCCCGTGAGCGGCGGCAACGGCGTGGGCGCGCTCTCGCTGCGGCCGAACCACGCGATGCTCCGCGAGACGCTCAGCGACGACGTGTCGTTCAGCGGCGCGGCGTTGTCGAGCCTCGAGTCGTCACCGCACCGGCTGCTGTATGCCACGCCGGTGCTCACCGACACGCTGCACTGGAGCGGGACGCCGCGCGTGACCATTCGCCTGTCGTCGAGCAAGCCAGCGGTGAACCTCAGCGTGTGGCTGGTGACGCTCCCGTTCGACAGCACCAAGATCGGGAGCGACGGCCTGGCGGGGGTGCAATCGCGCGGCTGGGCCGACCCGCAGAACTACCGGTCGCTCACCAAGGGCGGCAACTACAATAGCAAACGCCCCGGCGAACCGCTGCAACCCGGCAAGTTCTACGACCTGACGTTCGACCTGCAGCCCGGCGACCGGATGATCCCGCCCGGCAAGAAACTCGGCCTGCTGATCATGAGTTCGGACCGTAGCTTTACGTTGTGGCCGGCGGCGGGGACGGAGTTGACGATTGACCTGTCGAAGACTTCCGTGGCACTCCCTGTCGTCGGTGGGGCTGACAAGGTGCGCACGAAATAGACGGTAGACGGTAGACGGTAGAACGACAGAGGGGCGCCCCGAGTTGGGAGCGCCCCTCTGTCGTTTCGCTACGAAAACGTTATGCGGTGGCCCGCGCTACCACGCGAACATCTGGAGCAGGACGCCGAGGACCTTCCGCAGCATCGGCTCGGTGAGGGCGCCGAGGCGCTTCGTCAGGCGTTCCCGGTCCACCACACGCACCTGATCGAGCACCACGTGACCGTCCTTTCCCTCGAACCGGCACGCGACGCGGAACGGGTACGCATGGACGCCGGTAGTCAGCGGGGCGACGATGAACGTCTGCAGGTGGGCGTTCAGTTCGTCCGGCGACACCACCACGCAGGGGCGCGTCTTCCGCAGCTCGCGCCCCCGCGTCGGATTGAGCTGGACGAGGTAGACGTCGCCGCGGCGCGGGGGGCGCGCTACCGCCATTCCCACTCGTCCGTGTCGAAGCGGGTGGCAGCGCCATCGCCGATCTTGGCCTCACCGGCGTTCGCGAGCCTGGCCGCGGCCTCCGCCCAGCCCGCACGCACCTGCCGCGACGGGCGAATCACCAGCGCCCCATCCTCGGCGCTAAGGTCCACCTCATCCTCGAAGCCCAGCTGCTCGATCAGCGGCTTGGCGAGCCGCAGGCCGCGGGAGTTGCCTATGCGCACAAGCCTGGCTTTCACGGGTGCCTCCGAAATGTGATTACAATGTAAGCACACATCGGGAGCAGGCACAACCGACCGCGGATCCGGATCGTTCGCATGGCGGCAACATCATCGCGCGTAGCGTGACTCCCGTCACCGGTTCATTCCGGGACCAATCACTTGGTGGCTGCGAGGCCTATCCCGACTCGCTCACCCGAAACCGGCACTGCGGATGCGCGCCGTGCTCGCACCGCTCCTCGGTGTGCGCCCCGGTGACCTTCTGCACCATCGCCCGCACCGCGCGGCACGTCTCGGGATGCTCGGCCACCGACTGCCCCAGCGGACAGCCGTAGCCGTGGATCAGCAGCCCGTCGCCGTCGGGTGTGACCTCGGCGTCGCCGCCGAGTGCCACCAGGGCGGCCGCGGCCGTGTTGACGCGCTCGCGCAGCGTGCCGCGCGCCTCGCCGCCCGCCGACTGCGCCAGCCGCGCGCCGACGTCGCGCAGCACCGCCGACAGTTGCGGCCCCTCGAGCCGGGCGAGCAGCGTCCCCATCACCGCGCTGAGCGCCGCCGGGTAGGCGCGCGAGAACATCAGCTCGGCGTCGGCGGTGAGCGCGTAGAGCGTGGCCGGCTTGCCGGCGCCGCCCCCGCGCCGCACCCCCGCGTTGCGCACCAGGCCGTCGCGCTCGAGCGCGCTCAGGTGGCTGCGCACCGCATTGCTGGTGGTGCCCACGGCGCGGGCAATCTCGTCCACGCTGCGCTCGCCGCGCCGCAGCTGGGCGGTGATGCGGCCGCGGGCGGTGGCACTGTCAATCGGCGATCCGGGAGTGGAGGCCACGGGTACTCCTTTGCAGGGACAGGGGTTAGCGCCCTTCCATGGTAGGCGGATAAGTCCTATTAGTCAAATATATACTATTTATCATTGACATATTACACTAATCACCATACCATATACAAGTAGGCCGTTCACCATATCCCCTCAGGAGGATCCATGCGCCCCCCGCTGCTTCTCGCCGCTGCCGCCCTCATCGCCATCCCCGTACTCGGCGCCGCTCTGCCCAGCCATCCCGGCCACCACCGCGCCCGGGCGCTCGACGACCCCACCATCGTGGCCATCTTCGACGCCGCCAACACCGCCGACATCGAGACCGGACGCCTGGCCAGGGAACGCGGCCAGAGCCAGGAGGTGCGCGACTTCGGCGCGATGCTCGAGCGCGACCACACGCAGGTGCGCCAGCTGGGGCGCGATCTCGCCGGCAAGCTCGGCGTGAAGCCCACGCCCCCGGCCGATGACGCCGGCGCCCGCGATCACGCCGCGGCGATGAAGGCGCTGCGCGCCGCGTCCAAGGCCGACTTCGACCAGGCCTTTCTTCATCACGAAGTCGCGTTCCATAAGTCGGTCATCGACGCCGTGACCACCACGCTGCTGCCGGCCATCAAGAACGCGGAGCTGAAGGATCTCGTGACCAAGGTCGCGCCGGCTTTCCAGGGACATATGCTGGCGGCGGATGCGCTGGCTAGGAAGCTGGCGAAGTAGCTGGCTGATGGCGGATGGCAGATGGCGGATGGCGGAAAAGACGGAGGGGCGCCCCGGGTTCGGAGCGCCCCTCTGCCAATTCGCACGGCACGTGCTGGGCCGCGGAACCGTTCTTAGCGAGCACGTCGACCACGTTTACGGCGCTTCTGCCGCTTGCGCTCACGGTCGATGTGCCAGCGCAGCGCGGCACGAATGAACGCACTCCGTGAGCATCCAACGCGCCGGCAATAACCGTCGATTTCCGCGAGAAGCGATGCGTCTATGCGCAACGTGATACGGACCATGCGACTCATGGCATCACACTAACACCGCGCCGCCGTTTGACCGTCACCATTTCATTGCGCTTTCATGCATCTCAGAAGCACGCGACCTGACCAGCGCCTCAGACGACGAGATGGCGTACCCTCGTGAGGCGCGTCATTCGGATTCGAACGCGGTCGGTACGTCGCGACGCGCGTGGAGGATTCGCGCAATGCCGACCCCCTGCGCACTGGCATAGTAGAAGAGCACGTAGGCGCCGATGGGGAAACTCATTACGCCAGGGTCGATGTCATCGCGCGCACGTCCTGCGGCGGGATACTGGGCGACCAACCGACACGCCGCCTCCAACGCGTCGAGCACACCGTTGACGGCACTGGGACGACTTGCGGTGATATGCGCCGCAATGTCGGCGAGATCCTGGGCTGCCGCGGGAGATAGCGTGACGCGATTCACGGGGTGCGACGCGGAGGTCTCTTCTTCCGCAGGCGGCTGAAGACATCGGCACCCGAGACGCCTTCGCCGCGCTCGAGCTGTGCTCGACCGGCCCTCACGTCACGGCGAAGGGCCTCCAGTCGCGCGGCGAGTTCTGCGTCCCGCTCCTGGAGCAGCCGAAGGCCGGCCCGTACCACCTCGCTCGCGGATCCATAGGACCCGCGCTTCACCTTCTCGTTCACAAAGGCCTCGAACTCAGGAGTCAGCGAAACGTTCATGTGGGTGCCCCGTCGGATGGTCCTAACAGCCTATTGCTGATAACAAGAAATAGCAATATTGGCTATTAGGCGCACCGGGCGGCGAACCCGATCCAGGGGGCAGTCGCCACGCCTTGACGGCAATGGCATCCACAATGAGGGCGAAGCTAACGACGGCTTGGATCTATCTCTCACCGTTTCGATGCACGGACAATCCGGTTTACGCGACGGGCTGACGGCAGACGGTGGACGGTAGACGAAGAAGAGCGCTCCAAAGCGGAGCGCCCCTTTCGTGTTAGTTGCCTCGGTCGCTACGCCGCGACCTCCACATAAACCGCCGTCGTATGGGCCGCCGGTACGGGCTGACCATCGGCGCGCAGTCCGTCGAGGTGGAAGGTGATTGCCTCCCGCATGTTGGCCTCGACTTCTCCTCAGGTATGTCCGGTTAGAAGCGCAGGTCCCGCTACGCCACGCGATGCCCGCCGCGCCTCGGCTTCGTGACGATGGACACGGACACGCCAAGTCGCGCCAGCATGTCAACAAGCGTGTCAATACTGAAGAGCTCGATGCGGCCGCGTACGAGGTCGCTAATGCGTGGCTGTGTCACACCCATCAGCTTGGCCGCGCGAGCCTGCGTCAGCCGGCGTTTCTTGATGAGGTCCGCCACCTGAATCATCAGGTCGCTGCGGATGAGCAGACGCTCGGCTTCTGGGCGCGGAAAGCCCACGTCAAGGAACACGTTGCCAGAGGACCGGTAGATGCGGATAGGCATGTATCAGATCTCCGCGTGCATGCGGCAGGCCATCCGGAATCGCGCGCGCGCCACTTCGATGTCGAGCGGAGAGGTCTTACGGCGTTTCTTCTGAAAGAGGTGAAGCACGTAAATCCCCTCGGAGAATCTCGCGACGTAGAGTAGCCGGTACTCCCCGGCAGCGCTCACGCGGAGTTCAATGACGCCAGCACCGATCGAACGCATTGGTCGCCAACTGGATGGCGACCTTCCAAGCTGCACTTGATACAGGTCGAGACCAAGCTGACGGCGTGCCTCTGCCGGCAATTCACTCGCCGCGCGTCGCGATGAGCCGACCCAGAAGACGCCTTTCTGGGTCACGTTGCACTATACAATAAATTGTATACCCTGGCAAGCCGCATCCCGCGAAATGGGACGGCGGCGGGCGCGATCGGTTTGGTGAGGAGCGCGGGCATACGGCAAGTTGCAGCCCGCCTGATCCAGCATCGTCACCATTCCATTGCACCGAGACGCCTTCGCGCCCCTTCGTGCCCTTTGTCCCTTCGCGGTATCAGTTGCCCGAAGAAGCAGAAGGGCGCCCCCAGTCGGAGCGCCCCCCTACCGTCTACCATCCACCGTCTAGCGTCTATTTGATGATGTACTCCTTGGGCGGAATCGCACCCATAAGATGCGTCACGAAATAATCCCAGCGACGGCGCATCATATAGTTGCCGGCCGCGCCGTATCCGTGGGCCGCGTTCGGAATCAGCAGCAGATCAAAGTCCTTGTTCGCCTTGATCAGCGCGTCCACCACCAGCATGGTGTTGTCCACCGGGACGTTGTCGTCGGCGGTGCCGTGCGCGAGCAGCAGCTTGCCCTTGAGGTTCTTGGCCTGCAGCTGGTTCGCCTCGGCGGCGTAGTTGTCGTCGCTGCCGTTGCGCACCAGGAGCCCCTGGTAGCGCTCACCCCAGTCGTCTTCGTAGTTGCGCTGGTCGTGGTTGCCTGACTCGCTGATGCCGACCTTGAAGAAGTCGGGGTAGCGGAACATCGCGTCGGCGGTGATGAAGCCGCCGCCGCTGTGCCCCCACATCGCGGCCTTGTCGATGTCGATCCACGCGTAGCGCTTGGCCAGGTTCTGCATCCCGGCCACCTGGTCCTCGAGCGTGTTGCCGCGTCCCATGCGACCGTAGTAGTAGTCGTGGAAGCTCTTGCTGCGCCCCGGGCCGCTCCCGCGCCCGTCGATGCTCACCACGATGAACCCGAGCTCGGCCAGCGCCTGCTTGTCGCCGCGCGCCGCGCTGAAGGCTCGGCTCCCCACGGAACCCGACTGCGGTCCCGGGTAGGCGTTGTTGATGATCGGGTACTTCTTGGTGCTGTCGAAGTTGGTGGGGCGGAAGAGCTGGCCGTAGATGTCGGTCTTGCCGTCAGCCGCCTTCACGCTGAATAGGATGGGCGGCTTCCAGCCCGCGGCCACCAGCTTGCTGATGTCGGCCTTCTCGAGCTCCATCACCAGCTTGCCCTTGGCGTCGCGCAGCGCGCTCACCGGCGGGGTGTCGGCGGTGGAATAAGTATCAACCAGATACTTATTGTCGGGCGAGAGCCGGATGGTGTGCGTCCCCACGTCGGGGGTGAGCAGCACGGCCGGCCCCTTGCCGTCGAGCGTGGTGCGGAAGGCGTGGGCCAGGTACGGGTCCTGCCCCGCCACGCGCCCCTGCGCCAGGTAGGTGATAGTGCGCGCCTTTTCGTCGATGCTGACGATCTCGCTCACCGGCCCTTCGCCGGTGGTGATCGCGTTCTTCAGCTGGCCGGTGGTGAGATCATACAGGTAGAGCTGCGACCAGTCATCGCGCTGCGAGTTCCAGATGATCTCGTTCGAGTTCCAGAGCACGCGGTAGCCGGTGATGGATTCGAACTGGGTGCTGACCGTTTCCTTGAGCACGTCGCGCACTTCGCCGGTGGCCGTGTTGGCGACGCGGAGGGTGACGCCCTTGTGGTCGCGCGGGGTGGAGGCGATGGCGAGCATGGAGCCGTCGTCCTTCCACTGCAGGTCGTCCATGGAGATGTCATCGCCGAGCATGGCCCGGTGGAAGTCCGGGGCCATCTTGAGGCGGGTGACCGTCTTGGACTCCACGTCAATGACGACGCGGTGGATCATGGAGACCACCGAATCGCCCGGGAACGGGTACTTCCACGATTCCAGCTTCGGGGCGCCCACCTGGTAGCGCACCATATGGAAGTCGGAGAGCTTGCGATCGTCCTGCTGCTGGGTGGCGATCTTCTTTGAATCCGGCGACCACTTGAGGACGGCGCGGGCGGAGTGGACCCAGCCTGCATTGTCAGTGGCGTAGCCGAAGTTCGGGGTGCCGTCGGTGGTGAGCTGGGTGACGGCGTTGGTGGCGACGTCGCGGACGTAGAGGTTCCAGTCTCTAATGAAGGCGGCCTTCTTGCCGTCGGGGGAGGTGACCTCGAGGGTGCGAGGGCCGCGGCGCCCCATCATCCCCGGCATGCCGGTGGCGGCCGCGTCGCCCAACTGCTTGCAGGCGTAC
It contains:
- a CDS encoding DUF1343 domain-containing protein is translated as MIRFGVDRLIADPHLLGGAKRVGLVTNNAARLAGDTGKHSRVALVEAGVPIVRLFGPEHGLGGTAPDGARVMDGTDPLTGVPVVSLYGERLSPDLAMLRDLDVVLFDIPDVGARFYTYTWTLYHMMAACTEALVPLIVLDRPNPLGGDLHCAEGPVLESACRSFIGEDAIPIRHQLTNGELAMLWQREHFAGVRLDVFTCEGWRRAMRWPDLGLPWVPTSPAMPTFESAQVYAGTCLFEATNLSVARGTDVPFQHVGAPWLNVNAVLAELSRRIPKGAEFREVTFVPASGPYTGEECRGVGITVTSPLALRPVALGFLLMAAIVTTHRLRFQWARYPTAANPSGDQHFERLVGRKDIRRHFDAAPQDIDAELVRSWTDTGDWAERVVPKLLYS
- a CDS encoding Xaa-Pro dipeptidyl-peptidase, whose translation is MPRRFAPVLALLLATGTASAQDAKTVPLFVNGQAQVVPGFADPAKWIHERLWVETDFDSDGDGKKDRVHVDVTRPLQTQTEGLKVAVVYESSPYFAGTSGPRKYLWDVKQEVGAPPPERTHQPPPPFQAERKPIVTGEVNTWLPRGFAVVYSEAPGTGLSQGCPTVGGHPEEYAPKAVIDWLNGRAKGYTTATGTEEVKATWATGKVGMTGTSYNGTIPLAAATTGVEGLEAIIPIAPNTSYYHYYRSNGLVRHPGDWLGEDIDFLYDFIFSGAPELHDVCNAKIRDGLYVQGRDRQHGDYNDFWAERDLLNKIKGVKAATLLAHGENDWNVVPEHSVRIYEALRRQGTPAALYLHQGGHGGPPTLELRNKWFSHYLYGVDNGVDKDPRLYVVREGQPIRGGTPTTYADFPNPDAKSVTLYPVSGGNGVGALSLRPNHAMLRETLSDDVSFSGAALSSLESSPHRLLYATPVLTDTLHWSGTPRVTIRLSSSKPAVNLSVWLVTLPFDSTKIGSDGLAGVQSRGWADPQNYRSLTKGGNYNSKRPGEPLQPGKFYDLTFDLQPGDRMIPPGKKLGLLIMSSDRSFTLWPAAGTELTIDLSKTSVALPVVGGADKVRTK
- a CDS encoding type II toxin-antitoxin system PemK/MazF family toxin: MAVARPPRRGDVYLVQLNPTRGRELRKTRPCVVVSPDELNAHLQTFIVAPLTTGVHAYPFRVACRFEGKDGHVVLDQVRVVDRERLTKRLGALTEPMLRKVLGVLLQMFAW
- a CDS encoding AbrB/MazE/SpoVT family DNA-binding domain-containing protein, translated to MKARLVRIGNSRGLRLAKPLIEQLGFEDEVDLSAEDGALVIRPSRQVRAGWAEAAARLANAGEAKIGDGAATRFDTDEWEWR
- a CDS encoding helix-turn-helix domain-containing protein; the encoded protein is MASTPGSPIDSATARGRITAQLRRGERSVDEIARAVGTTSNAVRSHLSALERDGLVRNAGVRRGGGAGKPATLYALTADAELMFSRAYPAALSAVMGTLLARLEGPQLSAVLRDVGARLAQSAGGEARGTLRERVNTAAAALVALGGDAEVTPDGDGLLIHGYGCPLGQSVAEHPETCRAVRAMVQKVTGAHTEERCEHGAHPQCRFRVSESG
- a CDS encoding DUF4142 domain-containing protein — translated: MRPPLLLAAAALIAIPVLGAALPSHPGHHRARALDDPTIVAIFDAANTADIETGRLARERGQSQEVRDFGAMLERDHTQVRQLGRDLAGKLGVKPTPPADDAGARDHAAAMKALRAASKADFDQAFLHHEVAFHKSVIDAVTTTLLPAIKNAELKDLVTKVAPAFQGHMLAADALARKLAK
- a CDS encoding type II toxin-antitoxin system RelE/ParE family toxin gives rise to the protein MNRVTLSPAAAQDLADIAAHITASRPSAVNGVLDALEAACRLVAQYPAAGRARDDIDPGVMSFPIGAYVLFYYASAQGVGIARILHARRDVPTAFESE
- a CDS encoding type II toxin-antitoxin system ParD family antitoxin — its product is MNVSLTPEFEAFVNEKVKRGSYGSASEVVRAGLRLLQERDAELAARLEALRRDVRAGRAQLERGEGVSGADVFSRLRKKRPPRRTP
- a CDS encoding helix-turn-helix transcriptional regulator; translated protein: MPIRIYRSSGNVFLDVGFPRPEAERLLIRSDLMIQVADLIKKRRLTQARAAKLMGVTQPRISDLVRGRIELFSIDTLVDMLARLGVSVSIVTKPRRGGHRVA
- a CDS encoding type II toxin-antitoxin system RelE/ParE family toxin, with product MTQKGVFWVGSSRRAASELPAEARRQLGLDLYQVQLGRSPSSWRPMRSIGAGVIELRVSAAGEYRLLYVARFSEGIYVLHLFQKKRRKTSPLDIEVARARFRMACRMHAEI